In a genomic window of Mucilaginibacter sp. KACC 22063:
- a CDS encoding FecR family protein, translated as MSKDDINLLLTRYITNQASDKEIQEVKEWLALHPENELYFIEMYEAWQNMLYTNENIVDEDAAFDKLNNRLFNKKTYSKTWLYIAASLIIIASAAIILYPRQLVSQRNTIAAGKGVIKKFILKDGTQVWLNAGSVMEYDSGFGITNRNVNLKGEALFDIGHRIKNLPFIIKAKNYIIRDIGTRFNIKAYPGDKNLEAVVLQGEIAVEDNAGTTGEGNRIYVKKHQLLKINGQLKNENKPDQISDATYNKLNDVQIMQIDSSQTYIYEGWKDDHLVFEDISFAEMAKVLERRYNVNITFNSQDLKDIRYSGSFRGIPNIEKVLAIIRQNTPINYQIQNNNILLTKVEH; from the coding sequence ATGAGTAAAGACGACATTAATCTGTTATTAACAAGGTACATTACCAACCAGGCTTCAGATAAAGAGATACAGGAAGTTAAGGAGTGGCTTGCCCTTCACCCCGAAAACGAATTGTATTTTATTGAGATGTATGAAGCATGGCAGAATATGTTGTATACCAATGAGAACATTGTTGATGAAGATGCCGCTTTTGATAAATTGAACAACAGGCTTTTCAACAAAAAGACTTATTCTAAAACATGGCTTTACATTGCGGCGTCATTAATCATTATCGCCTCTGCCGCTATCATTTTATATCCAAGACAACTTGTTTCACAGCGAAACACCATTGCTGCAGGTAAAGGAGTTATTAAAAAGTTTATATTAAAAGACGGCACGCAGGTATGGCTGAATGCGGGTTCTGTAATGGAATACGACAGCGGCTTTGGCATCACCAACAGAAATGTTAACCTAAAAGGCGAAGCGCTTTTTGATATTGGCCACCGTATTAAAAACTTGCCATTCATCATTAAAGCTAAAAATTATATCATCAGAGATATTGGTACCCGTTTTAATATAAAAGCCTATCCGGGAGATAAAAACCTGGAAGCGGTAGTTTTACAGGGAGAAATTGCTGTTGAAGATAATGCCGGCACAACTGGTGAAGGTAACAGGATATATGTAAAGAAACATCAGCTACTTAAGATCAACGGCCAGTTAAAAAACGAGAACAAACCCGATCAAATAAGTGATGCCACATATAATAAACTTAATGATGTGCAGATCATGCAGATCGATTCATCACAGACATACATATATGAAGGCTGGAAAGATGATCATTTAGTTTTTGAGGATATCTCATTCGCTGAAATGGCTAAGGTATTGGAAAGAAGATACAACGTTAATATCACATTTAATAGCCAGGACTTAAAGGACATCCGTTACTCGGGATCTTTTAGAGGTATACCAAACATTGAAAAAGTGCTGGCCATTATCAGGCAAAACACCCCTATTAACTATCAAATTCAAAACAATAATATTTTATTAACCAAGGTTGAACACTAA